The proteins below are encoded in one region of Segatella copri:
- a CDS encoding type II toxin-antitoxin system RelE/ParE family toxin: MAHNIFRLVLTDEAQNFIESLPEAVSYKIYYNIKRVAGGERNKELFKKLENSEIWEFRTLYNKTAYRLFAFWDKDKDTLVIATHGIIKKTQKTPNKEIAKAEAIRKEYFKNK; this comes from the coding sequence ATGGCACATAATATTTTTCGACTTGTCTTGACTGACGAGGCACAGAACTTTATTGAAAGTTTACCCGAAGCGGTATCCTATAAAATCTACTACAACATCAAGCGTGTTGCAGGTGGAGAACGCAACAAGGAACTTTTCAAGAAGTTGGAAAATTCGGAGATATGGGAATTTCGTACATTGTACAACAAAACTGCTTATCGTTTGTTTGCTTTTTGGGACAAAGACAAAGATACATTGGTAATTGCCACACATGGCATCATCAAGAAAACTCAAAAAACACCAAACAAAGAAATTGCGAAAGCAGAAGCTATTAGAAAAGAATATTTTAAAAACAAATGA
- the tet(Q) gene encoding tetracycline resistance ribosomal protection protein Tet(Q) yields MNIINLGILAHIDAGKTSVTENLLFASGATEKCGRVDNGDTITDSMDIEKRRGITVRASTTSIIWNGVKCNIIDTPGHMDFIAEVERTFKMLDGAVLILSAKEGIQAQTKLLFSTLQKLQIPTIIFINKIDRAGVNLERLYMDIKTNLSQDVLFMQTVVDGSVYPVCSQTYIKEEYKEFVCNHDDDILERYLADSEISPADYWNTIIALVAKAKVYPVLHGSAMFNIGINELLDAISSFILPPASVSNRLSAYLYKIEHDPKGHKRSFLKIIDGSLRLRDVVRINDSEKFIKIKNLKTIYQGREINVDEVGANDIAIVEDIEDFRIGDYLGAKPCLIQGLSHQHPALKSSVRPNKPEERSKVISALNTLWIEDPSLSFSINSYSDELEISLYGLTQKEIIQTLLEERFSVKVHFDEIKTIYKERPIKKVNKIIQIEVPPNPYWATIGLTLEPLPLGAGLQIESDISYGYLNHSFQNAVFEGIRMSCQSGLHGWEVTDLKVTFTQAEYYSPVSTPADFRQLTPYVFRLALQQSGVDILEPMLCFELQIPQVASSKAITDLQKLMSEIEDISCNNEWCHIKGKVPLNTSKDYASEVSSYTKGLGIFMVKPCGYQITKDGYSDNIRMNEKDKLLFMFQKSMSLK; encoded by the coding sequence ATGAATATTATAAATTTAGGAATTCTTGCTCACATTGATGCAGGAAAAACTTCCGTAACCGAGAATCTGCTGTTTGCCAGTGGAGCAACGGAAAAGTGCGGCCGTGTGGATAATGGTGACACCATAACGGACTCTATGGATATAGAGAAACGTAGAGGAATTACTGTCCGGGCTTCTACGACATCTATTATCTGGAATGGAGTGAAATGCAATATCATTGACACTCCGGGACACATGGATTTTATTGCGGAAGTGGAGCGGACATTCAAAATGCTTGATGGAGCAGTCCTCATCTTATCCGCAAAGGAAGGCATACAAGCGCAGACAAAGTTGCTGTTCAGTACTTTACAAAAGCTGCAAATCCCGACAATTATATTTATCAATAAGATTGACCGTGCCGGTGTGAATTTGGAGCGTTTGTATATGGATATAAAAACAAATCTGTCGCAAGATGTCCTGTTTATGCAAACTGTTGTCGATGGATCGGTTTATCCGGTTTGCTCCCAAACATATATAAAGGAAGAATACAAAGAATTTGTATGCAACCATGACGACGATATATTAGAACGATATTTGGCGGATAGCGAAATTTCACCGGCTGATTATTGGAATACGATAATCGCTCTTGTGGCAAAAGCCAAAGTCTATCCGGTGCTACATGGATCAGCAATGTTCAATATCGGTATCAATGAGTTGTTGGACGCCATTTCTTCTTTTATACTTCCTCCGGCATCAGTCTCAAACAGACTTTCAGCTTATCTCTATAAGATAGAGCATGACCCCAAAGGGCATAAAAGAAGTTTTCTTAAAATAATTGACGGAAGTCTGAGACTTCGAGACGTTGTAAGAATCAACGATTCGGAAAAATTCATCAAGATTAAAAATCTAAAGACTATTTATCAGGGCAGAGAGATAAATGTTGATGAAGTGGGTGCCAATGATATCGCGATTGTAGAAGATATAGAAGATTTTCGAATCGGAGATTATTTAGGTGCTAAACCTTGTTTGATTCAAGGATTATCTCATCAGCATCCCGCTCTCAAATCCTCCGTCCGGCCAAATAAGCCCGAAGAGAGAAGCAAGGTGATATCCGCTCTGAATACATTGTGGATTGAAGACCCGTCTTTGTCCTTTTCCATAAACTCATATAGTGATGAATTGGAAATCTCGTTATATGGTTTGACCCAAAAGGAAATCATACAGACATTGCTGGAAGAACGATTTTCCGTAAAGGTCCATTTTGATGAGATCAAGACTATCTACAAAGAACGACCTATAAAAAAGGTCAATAAGATTATTCAGATCGAAGTACCACCCAACCCTTACTGGGCCACAATAGGGCTGACTCTTGAACCCTTACCGTTAGGGGCAGGGTTGCAAATCGAAAGTGACATCTCCTATGGTTATCTGAACCATTCTTTTCAAAATGCCGTTTTTGAAGGGATTCGTATGTCTTGCCAATCTGGTTTACATGGATGGGAAGTGACAGATCTGAAAGTAACTTTTACTCAAGCCGAGTATTATAGCCCGGTAAGTACACCTGCTGATTTCAGACAGCTGACCCCTTATGTCTTCAGGCTGGCTTTGCAACAGTCAGGTGTGGACATTCTCGAACCGATGCTCTGTTTTGAGTTGCAGATACCCCAAGTAGCGAGTTCCAAAGCTATTACAGATTTGCAAAAACTGATGTCTGAGATTGAAGACATCAGTTGTAATAATGAGTGGTGTCATATTAAAGGGAAAGTTCCATTAAATACAAGTAAAGACTATGCCTCAGAAGTAAGTTCGTACACTAAGGGCTTAGGCATTTTTATGGTTAAGCCATGTGGGTATCAAATAACAAAAGACGGTTATTCTGATAATATCCGCATGAACGAAAAAGATAAACTTTTATTCATGTTCCAAAAATCAATGTCATTAAAATAA
- a CDS encoding ParA family protein: protein MSLKIITFANHKGGVSKTTSTASIGACMARMGKKVLLIDLDGQANLTLYFILNENEVQASIFDSLVDGAPLPVKHVRENLDLVPSSLEMASAEIALTNLLAREQLLSRLLEPVKQNYDYILIDCPPSLGIVTTNAFLAADEIIVPMTPELLPLKGMRMLDSFVSTLQRVKPNLRLGGVFIARFNHRKLNKVVEQAVKSRYETITMQTRIRENIALAESAGSGQSIFEYDPQSNGAKDYQALTEEIISRNQ from the coding sequence ATGTCATTGAAAATCATTACATTCGCCAATCATAAAGGTGGCGTTTCGAAGACCACCTCTACAGCCTCCATCGGGGCTTGTATGGCACGTATGGGCAAGAAAGTCCTGCTCATAGACCTTGACGGTCAGGCAAATCTTACCCTGTATTTCATCCTAAATGAAAATGAGGTGCAGGCAAGTATCTTTGACTCTCTGGTTGATGGCGCACCCCTGCCAGTGAAGCACGTCAGGGAGAACCTCGACCTCGTTCCTTCCTCCCTCGAAATGGCAAGCGCAGAGATTGCCTTGACCAATCTCCTGGCAAGAGAACAGCTGCTGAGCCGACTGCTCGAACCCGTGAAGCAGAACTATGACTACATTCTCATAGACTGTCCTCCATCTTTGGGAATCGTTACCACAAACGCTTTCCTTGCTGCAGATGAAATCATCGTTCCAATGACTCCAGAGCTTCTTCCTCTGAAAGGAATGCGAATGCTCGATTCCTTTGTCTCGACCTTGCAGCGAGTGAAGCCGAACCTCAGATTGGGAGGAGTCTTTATCGCCAGATTCAACCATCGCAAATTGAACAAGGTGGTTGAGCAAGCCGTGAAGTCCCGTTATGAGACTATTACCATGCAGACTCGCATCCGTGAAAACATCGCCCTGGCAGAATCGGCAGGCAGCGGTCAGAGCATCTTTGAATACGACCCTCAGTCGAACGGAGCGAAGGACTATCAGGCATTGACAGAAGAAATTATCTCACGTAATCAGTAA
- a CDS encoding helix-turn-helix transcriptional regulator, whose product MAQMNLTPLDDVLDKHFGKVGTPKRDAFESDVDEALHAYRLGEAIKKARLEQNLTQEQLGERIGVKRAQISRLEKGYSITIPTMRRVFKALGVVTATVDLGIAGKVALW is encoded by the coding sequence ATGGCACAGATGAATCTTACTCCATTGGACGATGTGCTTGACAAGCACTTTGGAAAAGTTGGCACTCCAAAACGTGACGCTTTTGAAAGTGATGTGGACGAAGCTTTACATGCTTACCGTTTGGGAGAAGCCATTAAAAAAGCTCGTTTAGAGCAGAACTTGACCCAAGAACAACTGGGTGAGCGTATAGGTGTGAAAAGAGCACAAATCTCTCGATTAGAAAAAGGTTACAGCATAACTATACCTACTATGAGAAGAGTATTCAAGGCTCTTGGTGTAGTAACTGCAACTGTTGATTTAGGTATTGCAGGAAAAGTGGCATTGTGGTAA
- a CDS encoding single-stranded DNA-binding protein, whose translation MKKMENSFAVTGFVGKDASIHQFTTASVARFSLAISRNEKNGDENSRTSAFMNVEAWRKNENTSSFDRLVKGALLTVEGYFKPEEWQDAEGVKHNRVILVATKFYEAVEKENAPDSQQGKTQKDK comes from the coding sequence ATGAAAAAGATGGAAAATTCTTTCGCAGTAACTGGTTTCGTAGGTAAGGATGCAAGCATCCATCAGTTTACAACCGCAAGCGTAGCTCGCTTCTCACTGGCCATCAGCCGCAATGAGAAGAATGGCGATGAAAACTCTCGTACTTCTGCCTTCATGAATGTAGAGGCTTGGCGCAAGAACGAGAATACCTCTTCATTCGACCGCCTGGTCAAGGGAGCACTCCTCACTGTAGAGGGCTACTTCAAGCCAGAGGAATGGCAGGATGCCGAGGGAGTCAAGCACAACCGAGTGATTCTCGTAGCCACCAAGTTCTACGAAGCTGTTGAGAAGGAGAATGCTCCTGATTCTCAGCAGGGCAAGACCCAGAAGGATAAGTAA